One region of Syntrophobacter fumaroxidans MPOB genomic DNA includes:
- a CDS encoding efflux RND transporter periplasmic adaptor subunit → MKKPVFIIAGAVVLLAFTVLIVATKKGRQVQANHAHVVAVELVNPARSTLKSVVEVFGSLSPKTATEVKSEQPGRILKVQVKEWDRVNPDDVLLELDPTDFKLVVNKDEAGLKMARAQLLQAKVDLDRARRELNRAQKLKDGGLVTGQELDERRTAMESAAARVALAEAQVGQSESQLAESRHNLAKTIVRAPIQGTVYQRKVDVGDWVDKGTPLFSIVDNRVLDFTANVPAVDLARVREGQLLTFLVDGLPNRVFEGKIKRINPMVNNSDRSGRVQAEVQNGDEVLKGGVYARGQVLVAEYSDVLTLPKACLIGWDMDKETARVFLVDDAATARSRSVTTGLVSDDLVEVRSGVNVSDRVVVRGGFNLREGDKVRETTPGEARS, encoded by the coding sequence ATGAAGAAACCCGTTTTTATCATTGCAGGTGCCGTCGTTCTCCTGGCCTTTACCGTTCTGATTGTCGCAACGAAAAAGGGGCGGCAGGTCCAGGCCAACCACGCCCATGTCGTCGCGGTTGAGCTCGTCAACCCGGCCAGGAGCACCCTGAAAAGCGTTGTGGAAGTGTTCGGAAGCCTCTCGCCCAAGACGGCCACCGAGGTGAAAAGCGAGCAGCCGGGGCGCATCTTGAAAGTCCAGGTGAAGGAATGGGACCGGGTCAACCCGGACGACGTGCTCCTTGAGCTCGACCCCACCGATTTCAAGCTCGTCGTGAACAAGGACGAGGCCGGGTTGAAAATGGCGCGCGCTCAACTCCTCCAGGCCAAGGTCGACCTGGACCGTGCCCGGCGCGAGCTCAACCGGGCACAGAAGCTCAAGGACGGCGGGCTCGTCACCGGGCAGGAGCTGGATGAGCGGCGGACCGCCATGGAATCCGCGGCTGCGCGGGTGGCGCTGGCGGAAGCCCAGGTGGGACAGTCCGAGAGCCAATTGGCCGAATCACGTCACAACCTAGCCAAGACGATTGTCCGGGCCCCCATCCAAGGCACGGTCTATCAGCGCAAGGTCGACGTCGGGGACTGGGTGGACAAGGGGACGCCGTTGTTCTCCATCGTGGACAATCGCGTGCTCGATTTTACGGCCAACGTGCCCGCCGTCGATCTCGCACGCGTGAGGGAGGGACAGTTGCTGACCTTTCTCGTGGACGGGCTGCCGAACCGCGTCTTCGAAGGCAAGATCAAGCGCATCAACCCCATGGTGAACAATTCCGATCGTTCGGGAAGGGTCCAGGCGGAGGTGCAAAACGGCGACGAGGTTTTGAAGGGCGGGGTTTATGCCCGAGGGCAGGTCCTCGTCGCGGAGTATTCCGATGTGCTCACTCTGCCCAAGGCGTGCCTGATCGGCTGGGACATGGACAAGGAAACAGCCAGGGTTTTCCTCGTGGACGACGCCGCAACCGCCCGTTCGAGGTCCGTCACGACCGGGCTTGTCAGTGACGACCTGGTGGAGGTGCGCTCCGGCGTGAATGTATCGGACCGGGTTGTCGTCAGGGGAGGCTTCAATCTCCGCGAGGGGGACAAGGTGCGTGAGACGACCCCCGGGGAGGCCCGCAGCTGA
- a CDS encoding TetR/AcrR family transcriptional regulator yields the protein MNPDARNIPGERFRAKALEVISPGAPPQEQKTKMRIFLAAAQLFAQRGYNGTAVREIVELAGVTKPTLYYYFKNKEDVYIKLMDSAFAVFSQVLEESARRPGSMRQRLTALFTSIFQLFEEYVDLVRLVNSTIYGPRGATPDYDLDPGDTQIIGVFTDILRAGEAEGELAPQDRHMILVLLLGLFRSMQLPLLVEPAHAVFSQMDIPRLIDLVFDGARHSIHGEAART from the coding sequence ATGAACCCCGACGCACGGAACATCCCCGGAGAACGCTTCCGCGCAAAGGCGCTCGAAGTGATTTCACCCGGTGCTCCCCCCCAGGAACAAAAAACGAAGATGCGCATCTTCCTCGCCGCCGCGCAGCTTTTTGCACAGCGAGGATACAACGGGACCGCGGTGCGGGAAATCGTCGAGCTCGCGGGGGTCACCAAACCCACTCTCTACTACTATTTCAAAAACAAAGAAGATGTCTACATCAAGCTGATGGATTCCGCGTTCGCGGTATTCTCGCAGGTCCTGGAGGAATCCGCGCGGCGACCGGGGTCCATGAGGCAGCGCCTGACGGCGCTTTTCACTTCCATATTCCAGCTGTTCGAGGAGTACGTCGACCTCGTGCGGCTCGTCAATTCCACCATCTACGGACCGCGCGGGGCCACCCCGGACTACGATCTCGATCCCGGAGACACCCAGATCATCGGCGTTTTCACCGATATTCTGCGGGCCGGAGAGGCGGAAGGCGAACTGGCTCCGCAAGACCGCCACATGATCCTCGTCCTCCTGCTCGGCCTCTTTCGCAGCATGCAGTTGCCCCTCCTGGTCGAACCCGCCCACGCCGTCTTTTCTCAAATGGACATTCCCCGACTCATCGACCTCGTTTTCGACGGTGCCCGCCATTCCATCCACGGGGAGGCCGCCCGCACATGA
- a CDS encoding GspE/PulE family protein: MKNHGPHRLDLGELLEDLVADGMVAQADAARIPRLAPTKDKAEVHPLKIIADRRLNRASPPHELLTLETLTAWLAKTADLPYQRIDPLKIDVTSVTGIMSYAYASRFKILPIEVTDEQVVIATSEPFVTEWEEELHRILHRKIVKVVANPVEVSRYLVEFYALNESVKRAFGMADQTRLAGTMNLEQLLELGRAGKLDANDRYVVNIVDWLLQYAYDQRASDIHLEPRRDNSDIRFRIDGVLHLVYQLPTVVMSAVTSRIKVLGRMDLAEKRRPQDGRLKTKSPAGGEIELRLSTMPTVFGEKLVMRIFDPEVTIRSFEDLGLSKSEISAWKGMVSRPNGIILVTGPTGSGKTTTLYSTLKHLARPEVNVCTLEEPIEMVEPRFNQMQVHHGIGLDFANGLRTLLRQDPDIIMVGEIRDLETAEMAVQAALTGHLVFSTLHTNDAVSAIIRLMDIGVPHYLIRATVLGVVAQRLVRTLCASCKQEGAVDEDLWQALISPWKMTRSNAFYQPAGCLECRETGYRGRMGIYEIFTMSPALLQLIKPDADISQIRAQAIKEGMYPLAIAGAKKVCAGLTTVEEVLRVAGAGSEI; this comes from the coding sequence ATGAAGAATCACGGCCCGCACCGGCTCGATCTCGGCGAGTTGCTCGAAGATCTCGTCGCCGACGGAATGGTTGCGCAGGCGGATGCCGCGAGGATTCCGCGGCTGGCCCCGACGAAGGACAAAGCCGAAGTCCATCCTTTAAAAATCATAGCCGATCGCAGGCTGAACCGCGCATCGCCGCCCCACGAACTGCTCACCTTGGAAACACTCACCGCGTGGCTGGCCAAGACGGCGGACCTCCCGTACCAGCGCATCGACCCGCTCAAAATCGACGTCACGAGCGTCACCGGCATCATGTCCTACGCTTACGCCTCCCGGTTCAAAATTCTCCCCATCGAGGTCACGGACGAGCAGGTGGTGATCGCGACTTCGGAGCCGTTCGTCACCGAGTGGGAAGAGGAGTTGCACCGGATCCTGCATCGCAAGATCGTCAAGGTGGTCGCCAATCCGGTTGAAGTCAGCCGATACCTCGTGGAGTTTTACGCCCTCAACGAATCGGTGAAGCGGGCTTTCGGAATGGCCGACCAGACGCGGCTGGCCGGGACGATGAACCTGGAGCAGCTCCTGGAACTGGGACGCGCCGGGAAGCTGGACGCCAACGACCGGTACGTGGTGAACATCGTGGACTGGCTCCTGCAATACGCATACGACCAGCGCGCCAGCGACATACACCTGGAACCCCGCCGGGACAACAGCGACATCAGGTTTCGCATCGATGGCGTGCTCCACCTGGTGTATCAGTTGCCGACCGTGGTCATGAGCGCGGTGACGAGCCGCATCAAGGTGCTGGGGAGGATGGACCTGGCGGAGAAGCGGAGGCCGCAGGACGGCCGTCTGAAGACGAAATCGCCGGCCGGCGGAGAAATCGAGCTCCGGTTGTCCACCATGCCCACCGTGTTCGGTGAAAAGCTGGTGATGCGCATCTTCGATCCCGAGGTTACGATCCGGAGCTTCGAGGACCTCGGGTTGAGCAAGAGCGAAATCAGCGCCTGGAAAGGGATGGTCAGCCGGCCCAACGGAATCATCCTGGTCACGGGGCCGACGGGATCGGGCAAGACCACGACCCTGTATTCCACACTGAAACACCTGGCGCGCCCCGAGGTGAACGTGTGCACTCTCGAGGAGCCCATTGAAATGGTTGAGCCCCGGTTCAACCAGATGCAGGTCCATCACGGCATCGGGCTGGACTTTGCAAACGGTTTGCGAACGTTGCTGCGCCAGGATCCGGACATCATCATGGTGGGCGAGATCCGCGATCTCGAAACCGCTGAAATGGCCGTCCAGGCAGCCCTTACGGGCCACCTGGTGTTTTCGACGCTCCATACCAACGACGCGGTTTCCGCCATCATCCGGTTGATGGACATCGGCGTTCCGCACTACCTCATTCGCGCCACGGTGCTCGGCGTGGTGGCGCAGCGCCTGGTGCGCACGCTCTGCGCGAGCTGCAAGCAGGAAGGCGCCGTCGACGAGGATCTCTGGCAGGCGCTCATCAGTCCCTGGAAGATGACCCGCTCGAACGCTTTCTACCAGCCGGCGGGGTGCCTGGAATGCCGCGAAACCGGCTACCGCGGGCGTATGGGCATCTACGAGATTTTCACCATGAGTCCAGCCCTGCTGCAGCTGATCAAGCCGGATGCGGACATCTCCCAGATTCGAGCCCAGGCGATCAAGGAGGGGATGTACCCCCTGGCCATCGCGGGCGCCAAGAAGGTTTGCGCCGGGCTGACGACCGTTGAGGAGGTGCTCAGGGTCGCCGGCGCAGGCAGCGAAATCTGA